In Leptospira fletcheri, the genomic window TGCATTAAATATTTATTATACAAAAAAGGACGATAAAACGAAACTCTGGACCGATCCGGTCCCCGTTCCCGAAATCAATTCGAACTTCAATGATAAGATGCCCGCAATCTCTCCCGACGGAAGATTTCTTGTTTTTTCCTCGGACAGACCCGGAGGATTCGGGGATTACGATCTTTGGATTTCCTACCGAAACCTTTCCGACGGCTCCTGGTCTTCTCCCATAAATATGGGAGATTCCGTAAATTCAAAATCGGGAGAAATACTTCCCTATATTCATCCGGACGGAGAGCAGCTCTACTTTTCCACGAATCGAGAAAATGAGCGAAAGAAGTTTTCGTTGTTTCGGGTCTTTTTGAATCTTCCCGAGAACTCGGATACGGAAGACGAGGAAGATAAAACCGCTATTTCCAAAACCAGTCTACCTTTTCCGACTCCGGATTCCAAGACTCTGGAAAAACTTCCTCATCCTTTCAATCTGGATCCGGCAGAAGGAATCGATTCGGAAGGAATTTCATTCGATAGAGAAGGAATCTGGGCGTACATTTCCTCGAATCGAAACGGAGGACAGGGGCAGTACGATATCTATCGCTTCCAAGTGCCCGAATCCTTAAGGAATTCCTATGATGTTTCCTTTTCCGGATTGGTCTTGGACGGTTCCGAACAAACTATGATCGGCCTGGATTCGACCATAAAGATCTTCGATTCCGTAGGCCCGGGTAGGACGATCACATCCAAGCGCATAGGGGGAGATTTATCCAAAGGAAATCCTTCTAACTTCAAAACCGTTCTAAAAACAGGCCGCGTCTACAAAGTCGAAATTTCTTCTCCCGGTTTTTATCCGACGGAAGACCGTTTGGATCTGAGAGGGAATATCGAAAGAGGGAAGAAAATCTATAAAACGTATATTCTTCTCCCTATCCGGGAAGAGGACAAAGCGAAACCGGAGCAAACTTCCGTAGAAGAGGGCAAAAAATTCCGTGGAATGAAAGTGTCCGTCGTAGACGCGGTTACGAAAGAGCCTATCCCTGGAGCAAGCGCTACATTATTTACGCCTAAAAATCGGCAAGGGGAGACCCTAAAACGCGATTCCGAAGAAAAATATTTCCAAATACAAAATATTCCTGACACAGATTTCGAAATATTTGCAAAAGCTGAGAAATATATTTCAGAAAGCGTTAATGTTCTCAAGAAGGACGCGAAAGACGGGTCAATAATTTCTATCACGCTGAAAAAAGAAGCGGACATACCTGTTGTTCTAGGACTGAAACTCTATTTCGAATTTAATAAAACGAATCTGACCGAGGAACACAAAAGGCAGTTAGACACCATTGTCGATTACCTGAAGAAGAATCCGTCGGATAAGATAGAGATCGGAGGCCATACCGACAATATCGCCTCCAAAGAATACAACACTCGATTGAGTGCAAAAAGAGCGCGAAACGTCTACGATTACATCCGAAGTAAAGGAACCCCGGGAGTTCAACTAAAAACAAGAGCTTACTGGTATTCCAGACCCGAAGAAAACAACTCTACCGAACAAGGTAGAGCCAAAAACAGGAGAGTAGATTTTCGCAAACTCTAAGGAGCGGCGCAGATGGAAGTCGAATATCGATCCTTCCTTCAATCCCCACGCGTTTGGGATAAAATCACTGACCCTACGAAAGTGGGATACATATTAAAGGAATACGTCCATAACAACGGAATTTTCCTTAAGGAAAATCCTTTAAAACAGGAATTACAGATCCTGAAAAATTCCGAAGACGGGAAGATACACATACGTATAGATCCAAACCAAGTAAACAAGGAAAACGAAATCACCGTCTATAAAACCTTAAGCAAGCATATGGAAATCGGCTTCCGTGTGGAACGCGTCGATGACGAAAACGGAATCGCAATCTGCATCCCGGAATACGTCAAAATCGCGAAAGAGGGAAGAATCACGACTCGAATCGAAGGATTGGCGGGAAAAGTCGTCGCTCACAGATTTCATATCCAAAAAAAAGAGCAGGATTCGACCAAAATACTAGGAACTTCAGGACAAATTCTTCTTACCGACTTGCACCGAAACTTGTTGTCCGAGTATCAAAATTCAAGGTTGATATTTCCGAATAGCAAAGACCTAACCCCTGAACAGGATCTGATAAAACGGACCGGGAAAGCGATCTTCGTATCCGACGCTTTCACGTTGGAGCAACCCTCCCTAAATACGCTTACGGATTTCGAAGTGATGGATTTGAGAACCGAGTTGGAAGAGGAAATGATCTTGGAAGATCGAATAAAATTCTTCCGCATGGGCAAGATCAAATCTTTCGTAATCGTGCCTTTATTTTATCGGGATGCAATGGGGGCCAAACTCTTGGCCTTGGGATATTCCGAATCCAAGGACGGAGCTCTAGAACCGGAAATTCTGAAGAAATACAAAGAGCTCGAAGTCGTTTTCAACGGTAGAATCGAGGATTCCAATACCCTAGATCTGGACGTTCGACAAAACGTCGTAAACGCCTCCGAAGGCGGGATCTTACTGGAAATCACCGAATCTCAGCTGGTCGAATCGTTTTTGCACAAACCTTTCTTCACGGCGGACTTAACGTTTAAAATGCAAGCCCCTTTAAGATTCGCGTTTAAAATCCGACATATTTCTCAATTAGGTGAAATTTATCTCGTCGGTGCAGAAATAGTTGGCTCCAATGATGCTAAGGCGAATATGACTCTATTAAAGAAGAATCTAAGCTTCGTTAAGAGCCTTTAAGCGCATTGGAAAAACAAAAATCTTTTTTACCCACGGCCCCTTATAAGGGCACGAGAGACTTTTATCCGGACGATATGCGGTTTCGTAATTGGATGTTTTCCGTTATGCGGGAAACCGTCCAATCTTTCGGATACCAGGAATACGACGGCCCGATCTTGGAATCCTTCGATCTGTATAAGGCCAAGAGCGGCGAAGAAATCGTACAAAGACAATTGTACGATTTTACGGATAAGGGAGATCGCCACGTCGCAATCCGCCCGGAAATGACTCCGACTCTGGCCAGAATGGTTGCAGGAGAAGTCAGAAATCTCGCAAAGCCGATTCGTTGGTTTTCCATACCCAATCTCTGGAGATACGAGCAACCGGGAAAAGGGAGGTTGCGAGAGCATTGGCAGCTCAACGTGGATCTCTTCGGAGTCAATTCTTACCGCGCCGAAGTAGAGATCATACTTATTGCCGATTCCATCCTCAAGAAATTCGGAGCACCCGACGGGAGCTATCAAATCAAGATCTCTCACCGAGGGATTCTAGATTCCTTTTTATCGAATTCTCTTTCTCTCCCTTCGGAGAAATGTCAGGCGGTTTCCAAACTCCTGGACAAGAAGGCGAAAATATCGAGAGAAGCTTTCGAACAAGAATTAAGACCTCTGCTATCGAATCCTGACGGACAAATCCCGTTGATTTATGCTTATCTAGAAAGCGATTTGGAAAGTTTGTCTCGCTTTAAAGGAATCAACTCCGAAGCGGTGGAATTTATCGGACGCTTAGCTGCAGATTTAAAATCCCTCGGAATAGAAAAACAGATTTCCTTCGATCCTTCCATTATCCGCGGATTCGACTACTATACGGGTTGTATTTTTGAAGTTTTTGATACGAATCCCGAAAACCGGCGATCTCTCTACGGCGGCGGACGTTACGACAACCTGATCGGCCTTTTTTCCAACGACCAATTGTCCGGAATCGGATTCGGTTTAGGGGATGTGACTTTTCGGAGCTTTTTAGAAGGCCATGGTCTGGTTCCGGATCTTCACCGTAATGATACCGTATTTATCCCGGTGATGGAAGAATCCTTGTTTCCGGAAATCCTAAAATTGGCGTACGAACTCCGTTCCGACGGAATTAACGCGGAGATGATGTTGGAATCCGGTAAAGTAGGAAAGCAGATCCAGACTGCCGAAAAGAAAGGCTATCGGTTCGTTCTCTTTTTGGGGGAATCCGAAATCGCAAAGCAGGAAATACAATTAAAGGATCTGAAGACCGGAGCACAATCCGTGTTTTCCCGTAAGGATCTGTCCTCCAAATTAAAGGATTCGATGCTTGGTTAAAGAAGCATTGAAGATAAAAAGTCTTTTAGGAAGGGCCGATTACGCCGTGGCCCTTTTCATCCGAGAAAAAATTCACGGACCCCGTTTGAATCGGATCCTATCCAGAATCAATAGAGGGGAAATGATGATCCTCATCATAATTCCTTATCTCGCTTACGCGGCTTGGAAAAACATTCTTCCTTATCCTTGGTGGATCGTTTTGCCATATACCGGGATCGTGTCTTATGCGAACGATAGGTTTGTTCTATTCCTGAAAAAGGCGATCGCGAGAAAAAGGCCTTTGATCACGGTAGCGGGAAAAGTGGACGGAAATCCAGATATGAAGCACTCTTTCCCTTCGGCCCATGCTTCGAATTCCATGACCGCGTGTTTGCTTCTCGTTTTTCTATTCGGTTTTCCCGAGTGGTTCTTGGTGCTCAGCCTGATGGCAGGGATAGGTCGTCTCCTATCCCTGCATCACTTTCCGAGCGATGTGCTAGGGGGCTGGTTAATTGGAAGCGGATTCGGACTTTTGGGTCTTCTTCTTGGCAGGAGTTTTCTTTTCTTCCTTACCGGTGGAGCCTAAAGCCGCTAGAGTAAGCTTATGGCGGATCTCTCCGCTATGAGTCACGGTGGTAGAAGACAGAATTTCGTCGGAAAGATCGAGATTGATTTTCTTCTCTTTCAACAATAGTTTCAGAAAGTTCAGGACGTTCTTAGCGAACATTCTGGACGCATCGCCTGGCAACGATCCAGGTAAATTCAAATGTCCGATTACCGAGACTCCGTTTTTAGTGAGGATGGTTTTTCCGTGCTGGGTGTATTCGCAGTTTCCACCCATGCTGGAAGCAAGATCGACCACTACGGAACCGGATTTCATTTTATCCACGATCTTTTTAGTGATGAGAATCGGGGCTTTTTTTCCGGGAATCAAAGCGGTAGTAACGATCGCGTCCGCTTTTCCGGCAAACTTATCAATCGCTTCCTGCTGTTTCTTCTTATATTCTTCGGTTTGCTCTACGGCATAACCTCCCGCTTCCGCGGAATGGCGAGCGCCTTCGACTTCCACAAATTTCGCTCCGAGAGACTGAACTTGCTCCTTCACCTCCGGGCGTGTGTCGAAAACGTCAACGACCGCTCCCAATCGGCGAGAAGTAGCGATTGCCTGCAAGCCGGCAACTCCAGCTCCGATAATCAATACGGACGCAGGAGTAATCGTACCGGCTGCGGTGGTCAACATCGGAAAGAAACGGGTAAGATGTGTCGCTGCAAGCAGGACCGCCTTGTATCCCGCCACGGTTGCTTGGGAAGACAGAACGTCCATAGATTGAGCTCTGGTGATCCTTGCGATCGCATCCAAACTGATAACGGTCACTTGTTGAGCGGATAATTTCTTAATCGTTTGAGCGTTCATCGCCGGCTGAAACATCCCGAGATAGATGCCGCCTTTCTTGATTTTGGAAAGCGTAGAGGAATCCGCCAAATGTATACTAGTTACTATGTCGGATTTTTTTAGGATATCTTGGCGGGTGACGATGGTAGCTCCCGCTTTCTTATAATCCTCATCCGAGAAATAAGAAGACTCTCCGGCACTTTTTTCTACCAGTACGGAAGCTCCGATTTTTTTGAGTGCGTCGACGACGTCGGGAGTGATCGCTACCCGGGTTTCTTCCTTCGCCTCTTTTAATACTCCGATGTTCATACAGCCTGCTCGAAAATAAAGTTTTTCGGTTCGATCCCCGAAAATTCGGGAAAAGTACGTCCAGATTTTCCCGACGAACGATTAATCCAAGTGATTTTTGAAATACTCGATCGTTTTCCGGATTCCGTCCTTTAAAGCGACCTTAGGCTCGTAACCTAATTTTTGTCTCGCAAGAGTAAGATCGGGTTTGCGTCTCACAGGATCATCTTGCGGCAGCGGCCGATAAACGATCTTGGACGGCGAACCCGTCTCCTGAATCACCAACTCCGCCAATTCTTTTACCGTAAATTCTCCGTCGTTTCCTAAGTTCACGGGTCCGATAAAATCGGGGGTCTCCATGAGCCGGATGATCCCCTCGACGAGATCGTCTACGTAGCAAAAAGAACGAGTTTGCAAACCGTCTCCATAAATCGTGATGTCTTTTCCGGCGAGGGCTTGCACTACGAAATTGCTGACTACACGACCGTCGTCCGGAAGCATTCTGGGTCCGTACGTATTAAAAATTCGAATGACCCTTATGTCCACCTTATGATTCCGGTGATAATCGAAGCAAAGGGTTTCCGCGACTCGTTTCCCTTCATCATAGCAGCTCCGGATTCCGATCGGATTTACGTTTCCCCAATAGGATTCTTTCTGAGGATGTTCGAGAGGATTCCCATAAATCTCGCTCGTCGAAGCCTGAAGGATTCTCGCCTTTACACGCTTGGCCATGCCTAGCATATTCAGCATGCCTAAAACGTTTGTTTTGATCGTCTTGATCGCATTCGATTGATAGTGAATCGGACTAGCGGGACAGGCGAAATTATAGATCTTATCCACTTCTAAGCGGATCGGCTCCGTGATATCATGCCGGATCAATTCGAAACGGGGGTGGTCCAATAATCTTTCTACGTTCGCTTTTCTTCCGGTGTGAAAATTATCGAGGCAGATCACCTCGTGGCCCATACCGATCAGGCGTTCGCAAAGATGCGACCCGATAAAACCGGCTCCGCCGGTCACTAAAACTCTGCTACCCATCCAATCACTCTTAATCTTTAAATTCTGTCGGCAGCGGTTTACCGTTCAGATCCAATCCACGACTTAAAAACCACTCCATGACTTCGGGAGTAACTTCACCCGGAAAAGGAGATTCTTCGGAAGCTCCGTTTGTCGTCAAAACATCGGAAGGAGATTCCACTTGGTCGGAAGCCTGGCTCGGAGCCACCGCACGTCTTAGGGAAAAGAATATGATGGATACGCTAAAAAAGGACCAGAGGAGAGCAATCAAATATCCTAGAAAGACAACGGATTTAGGTGCAGCGGATTTCGCATCCGTTCCCGTGATCCAACCGGCGAGAATCCCTGCATCCGTATTCTGGATATTTTCTGTAAAATCCAGAAGGTCGTAAAGACTATATAACGTAACGCTTGTTCCGAGAAAAACTGTAACCAATCTATCCCATCCGAAAGGTAAGAAAGAGCTGATCAAAACGAATAGCCCCCAAGCCAATCCCGTTTTCTGAGCGAGACCTCCGGACGAAGTATATTTTAATGTAAGGAGGAGAATCGCTCCACCGAAGAGTAAAAGAGTAGGACGTACGAGTCTTCCTTTAAATCCTCTGTTAACCAAAAAACCGCCAACCAAACAACAACCCAGATAGCCGGCTGAAACCACGAAGACAAACGGACCTTTTCCTGCAAGAGGTGAGGCTACTGTCTGTCCCGCTTCGTCTCCCTGCAATTCTATGGTCTGGACACTTCCGCCAGTCAACAGAGTGGCAGTGGCATGTCCTGCCTCATGAATCAGAACTACGAAATCTTTCAGATAGGAAACCCAACCGTGATTCCAGTAGGATAGTAAAGTGGCGACGATGGCCAAGATCAATGCGAGGCGTAGGAAACGATTTTCCATGCTAACATGAATATCGGCATCCGAACAAGGCGGGATAGAAAGAAATCGACACCAACCTCCGAAAAGGGCAGCCTAGATCGACGATGATTCAGGTTTTAAAATGACCCAGAATACTTTTCAATCTCTCTGAATGTTCCAGAGTGCCTTCGACGGTATGCTTTATGTCTTCCGACGTCGACGCGATGTCCTCCGCATTTTTAGAGATTATGCTCATAGAGGAGGAAATTTCCTCCGAAGCTCCTTTTTGCTGTTCGGAAGAATTGTTCATCATCTGTCCCAACGTAAGCAATTGGTCCGAACTCATTCGGATTTCCCGAAGTTTATTGGATTGTTCGGAAAGATGTATCCTTACGTCGGACGCGGACGCATGGACTTTTTCTATATAATCCTGAAGCTTCTTGAAAACATCCACGGATTGGTTGACTTTTAAAGCACCCTCATCGACGGAAAGGGAGGTATTCTTAACTAATTGAACGATATCTTTGATGCTATGTTTGGTTTGTTCGGCCAACTTGGAAATCTCGTCGGCAACTACGGAAAAGCCTTTGCCGGCTTCTCCCGCCCTGGCTGATTCGATAGAAGCGTTCAACGCCAATAAATTCGTTCTTTCCGAAATACCGGTGATGATAGAGACGATCTTATTGATTTGATCCGAGAAGGATTTGATTTCTTCCATCGAGCGGATCGCTTCGTTAAAAATTTGTTCGGCTTGCAATGCCTTTCCGGAAACTTCTCCCGTCTGCGACGCCAACTCTTCCATGGAGTGGGAAGTTTCCCGCAAGGAAGAATCGATAGAGCCTATACTTGCGTTTACATTGGAAAGACTTCTGGTCTGCTCGGCTATGGTAATGACGATCTCTTCGATCGTTTTGGACAATTGCACGGAGGCAGCGGCAGTTTCCTCGACCGACTGAGCTTGGGTTTGGGTACTGGAACGGAATTTTTGCATAGAATCGAATAATGTCTCGTACAGATTCATATTCCGATCATAGTTTTCCTTCATCTGAACGATCAAGCCCCAGAGGCTGATAGCAAGGCAGCGTATGTTGGTATAGATCTTATCTACGTCTTCCCTGCCTTCCTGCCTCCGGATTTCCGCAAGCATGTTCCCGTTAACCATTTGGCGCACGACTTCGACTACATCTAGAATCTTTGCACCTTGCTTCTTCATCGTTACCAGGACTAAGAAAGAACCTAGAATTCCCGACATCGTCGTCACGGCGGATAATATCGGATCGGTGGGAAAAAGCCGGAAGCTAAGATACAACCCCGGTAAAAGTACCAGACTCATCTGAACCGCCGCCAGACCGAAATTGCCCAACGTACTTTGGATAGAATGTATGACAGAAGAAACCCGATATCCTAGTCCTAGGCCACGACTTAATTTTCGGTAGAGCTTGTCGGCCTTTTCGATCTCTTGTCGGCCGGCTTGCTTGCGAACCGACATATAGCCGACGATTTCTCCCTGCTCCAAAATCGGAGTCACCGTCGCATCCACCCAATAATGATCCCCGTTCTTCGCGCGGTTTTTAACGATTCCGTTCCACGGGCGTCCAGATTTGATCGTGATCCATAGATCTTCGAAAACGACGGGAGGAATGTCCGGATGTCGGACTATATTATGAGCTTCACCTAAGAGTTCGCTCTCGCTATATCCGCTGACGTCTGCAAAATCCCGGGATACGTAGGTGATTTTTCCCTTCGGGTCCGTGCGTGAGATAATAACCGCATTGGCAGGAAACCGAATCTCTCTGTTCGTGACTGGGAGGTTTTTCCTCATGATTTCTTTTTCTACAGTATCGTCATAGGAGTATAGCGAAATAAATCCTCCCGAGAATTACCTTTGTCAACAAACGGAAAAATGCGATCCGGACGTTATGCCACTAAGCAAAACGGACTATGGTGCAAAGAACAAGATATAAGTTTGAACGCATCCGACAAGTCCCCCAAGTAATGCACCTAGCAAAATTAAAGTCAATTCGTCCTCCCGAAAAACGGAATGAAGAAGGCGCTCGAATTCTGTCGGCGGAAGTTGACTTAGTCTTAAAGAAATGATTCTTTCGATTTCGAGAGTTTCTTCGAGATATCCTTTCATCCTCTCGGCGGTCTCAGGTACCATTCCCACTACTTTGTCGGCGATTTTTTCCTGAACCTCTTTTACTTTC contains:
- a CDS encoding OmpA family protein, with product MSFYNRNSFPNLRSLKAFLLSTCILIGSGLPFYGDRSAQPLPSLAERFFGPPLNTQNDEYNPVISPDGRYLIFQSNRPGGEGEMDLWLSENANYKSRDGETDWRKPVNLNQDIWEKNKKELPAGERPAKLLNTDRFEGGISIRFDDLGNPAEIFFTSIRNEKADRSGFDALNIYYTKKDDKTKLWTDPVPVPEINSNFNDKMPAISPDGRFLVFSSDRPGGFGDYDLWISYRNLSDGSWSSPINMGDSVNSKSGEILPYIHPDGEQLYFSTNRENERKKFSLFRVFLNLPENSDTEDEEDKTAISKTSLPFPTPDSKTLEKLPHPFNLDPAEGIDSEGISFDREGIWAYISSNRNGGQGQYDIYRFQVPESLRNSYDVSFSGLVLDGSEQTMIGLDSTIKIFDSVGPGRTITSKRIGGDLSKGNPSNFKTVLKTGRVYKVEISSPGFYPTEDRLDLRGNIERGKKIYKTYILLPIREEDKAKPEQTSVEEGKKFRGMKVSVVDAVTKEPIPGASATLFTPKNRQGETLKRDSEEKYFQIQNIPDTDFEIFAKAEKYISESVNVLKKDAKDGSIISITLKKEADIPVVLGLKLYFEFNKTNLTEEHKRQLDTIVDYLKKNPSDKIEIGGHTDNIASKEYNTRLSAKRARNVYDYIRSKGTPGVQLKTRAYWYSRPEENNSTEQGRAKNRRVDFRKL
- a CDS encoding DUF1577 domain-containing protein gives rise to the protein MEVEYRSFLQSPRVWDKITDPTKVGYILKEYVHNNGIFLKENPLKQELQILKNSEDGKIHIRIDPNQVNKENEITVYKTLSKHMEIGFRVERVDDENGIAICIPEYVKIAKEGRITTRIEGLAGKVVAHRFHIQKKEQDSTKILGTSGQILLTDLHRNLLSEYQNSRLIFPNSKDLTPEQDLIKRTGKAIFVSDAFTLEQPSLNTLTDFEVMDLRTELEEEMILEDRIKFFRMGKIKSFVIVPLFYRDAMGAKLLALGYSESKDGALEPEILKKYKELEVVFNGRIEDSNTLDLDVRQNVVNASEGGILLEITESQLVESFLHKPFFTADLTFKMQAPLRFAFKIRHISQLGEIYLVGAEIVGSNDAKANMTLLKKNLSFVKSL
- the hisS gene encoding histidine--tRNA ligase is translated as MEKQKSFLPTAPYKGTRDFYPDDMRFRNWMFSVMRETVQSFGYQEYDGPILESFDLYKAKSGEEIVQRQLYDFTDKGDRHVAIRPEMTPTLARMVAGEVRNLAKPIRWFSIPNLWRYEQPGKGRLREHWQLNVDLFGVNSYRAEVEIILIADSILKKFGAPDGSYQIKISHRGILDSFLSNSLSLPSEKCQAVSKLLDKKAKISREAFEQELRPLLSNPDGQIPLIYAYLESDLESLSRFKGINSEAVEFIGRLAADLKSLGIEKQISFDPSIIRGFDYYTGCIFEVFDTNPENRRSLYGGGRYDNLIGLFSNDQLSGIGFGLGDVTFRSFLEGHGLVPDLHRNDTVFIPVMEESLFPEILKLAYELRSDGINAEMMLESGKVGKQIQTAEKKGYRFVLFLGESEIAKQEIQLKDLKTGAQSVFSRKDLSSKLKDSMLG
- a CDS encoding phosphatase PAP2 family protein, translating into MKSLLGRADYAVALFIREKIHGPRLNRILSRINRGEMMILIIIPYLAYAAWKNILPYPWWIVLPYTGIVSYANDRFVLFLKKAIARKRPLITVAGKVDGNPDMKHSFPSAHASNSMTACLLLVFLFGFPEWFLVLSLMAGIGRLLSLHHFPSDVLGGWLIGSGFGLLGLLLGRSFLFFLTGGA
- a CDS encoding Re/Si-specific NAD(P)(+) transhydrogenase subunit alpha, whose protein sequence is MNIGVLKEAKEETRVAITPDVVDALKKIGASVLVEKSAGESSYFSDEDYKKAGATIVTRQDILKKSDIVTSIHLADSSTLSKIKKGGIYLGMFQPAMNAQTIKKLSAQQVTVISLDAIARITRAQSMDVLSSQATVAGYKAVLLAATHLTRFFPMLTTAAGTITPASVLIIGAGVAGLQAIATSRRLGAVVDVFDTRPEVKEQVQSLGAKFVEVEGARHSAEAGGYAVEQTEEYKKKQQEAIDKFAGKADAIVTTALIPGKKAPILITKKIVDKMKSGSVVVDLASSMGGNCEYTQHGKTILTKNGVSVIGHLNLPGSLPGDASRMFAKNVLNFLKLLLKEKKINLDLSDEILSSTTVTHSGEIRHKLTLAALGSTGKEEKKTPAKKKTQKSESASN
- a CDS encoding UDP-glucuronic acid decarboxylase family protein, whose protein sequence is MGSRVLVTGGAGFIGSHLCERLIGMGHEVICLDNFHTGRKANVERLLDHPRFELIRHDITEPIRLEVDKIYNFACPASPIHYQSNAIKTIKTNVLGMLNMLGMAKRVKARILQASTSEIYGNPLEHPQKESYWGNVNPIGIRSCYDEGKRVAETLCFDYHRNHKVDIRVIRIFNTYGPRMLPDDGRVVSNFVVQALAGKDITIYGDGLQTRSFCYVDDLVEGIIRLMETPDFIGPVNLGNDGEFTVKELAELVIQETGSPSKIVYRPLPQDDPVRRKPDLTLARQKLGYEPKVALKDGIRKTIEYFKNHLD
- a CDS encoding M50 family metallopeptidase; the protein is MENRFLRLALILAIVATLLSYWNHGWVSYLKDFVVLIHEAGHATATLLTGGSVQTIELQGDEAGQTVASPLAGKGPFVFVVSAGYLGCCLVGGFLVNRGFKGRLVRPTLLLFGGAILLLTLKYTSSGGLAQKTGLAWGLFVLISSFLPFGWDRLVTVFLGTSVTLYSLYDLLDFTENIQNTDAGILAGWITGTDAKSAAPKSVVFLGYLIALLWSFFSVSIIFFSLRRAVAPSQASDQVESPSDVLTTNGASEESPFPGEVTPEVMEWFLSRGLDLNGKPLPTEFKD
- a CDS encoding methyl-accepting chemotaxis protein — protein: MRKNLPVTNREIRFPANAVIISRTDPKGKITYVSRDFADVSGYSESELLGEAHNIVRHPDIPPVVFEDLWITIKSGRPWNGIVKNRAKNGDHYWVDATVTPILEQGEIVGYMSVRKQAGRQEIEKADKLYRKLSRGLGLGYRVSSVIHSIQSTLGNFGLAAVQMSLVLLPGLYLSFRLFPTDPILSAVTTMSGILGSFLVLVTMKKQGAKILDVVEVVRQMVNGNMLAEIRRQEGREDVDKIYTNIRCLAISLWGLIVQMKENYDRNMNLYETLFDSMQKFRSSTQTQAQSVEETAAASVQLSKTIEEIVITIAEQTRSLSNVNASIGSIDSSLRETSHSMEELASQTGEVSGKALQAEQIFNEAIRSMEEIKSFSDQINKIVSIITGISERTNLLALNASIESARAGEAGKGFSVVADEISKLAEQTKHSIKDIVQLVKNTSLSVDEGALKVNQSVDVFKKLQDYIEKVHASASDVRIHLSEQSNKLREIRMSSDQLLTLGQMMNNSSEQQKGASEEISSSMSIISKNAEDIASTSEDIKHTVEGTLEHSERLKSILGHFKT